One window of the Pseudarthrobacter sp. ATCC 49987 genome contains the following:
- a CDS encoding DUF6504 family protein: MGMFSESVDVVCTPSGQPLKLDWAGRHYTVCAEPVRWYERRQWWAEEQRAPLGSGPGLVDHEIWRVQVRPADSPEPDSLTLDLTRHVGSGRWRLLRIHDALLPVRKSEPA, translated from the coding sequence GTGGGCATGTTCAGCGAGTCGGTGGACGTCGTCTGCACACCCTCGGGCCAGCCCTTGAAGCTTGACTGGGCCGGCCGCCACTACACCGTGTGCGCGGAACCGGTCCGCTGGTACGAGCGGCGCCAATGGTGGGCCGAGGAACAGCGGGCACCCCTGGGGAGCGGCCCGGGACTCGTGGACCACGAGATCTGGCGGGTGCAGGTGCGCCCAGCAGATTCCCCTGAACCTGACAGCCTCACCCTCGACCTCACCCGACATGTGGGCAGCGGACGCTGGCGCCTGCTGCGGATCCATGACGCCCTGCTCCCGGTCCGGAAGTCCGAACCGGCATGA